A region from the Neomicrococcus aestuarii genome encodes:
- a CDS encoding SCO6880 family protein: protein METKIAPNTYGNLTVLRHSGLLGLKAGPTIIALVLILFMIVLIAQQKLLAAGLLFLIGGSVAAVGLIPGRQGRNLYGRLQLRLGQFMKEKKKQHLYIAGPTGAGTPDGAFRLPGLMARSELTEQQDSYGRPFGLIRVSGRGVHHYSVVIESHPDGESLVDHDEVENRVAKWAAWLSECSMDDSIRGASVTIESAPDSGLRLERLLDSHGRDDAPAFSKEVVNEIRDNYRTGAPELTGRITITFDGRRLDGKAGDRGTVEMAEEIGNKLPGILAGLGGTGAGGVMLCTAQQITDSTRVAYDPTTAATVEELQESGGTGLVWEEAGPSFSVDEFDLYRHDRAVSRSWTMYEGPRGMFTSNCLRRLMEPSTEALRKRVTLLYRPIPVDRATAVVDREQRDSTFAGSQTRVSQRAQIRRAAAQKSAQEEALGAGLTRFGLIVTITVRNQDELARWDKTIPSLVSGARLRMRPALGNQAVTFQAGLPLGVVLPDHMVVRTGLQGFF, encoded by the coding sequence ATGGAAACGAAAATCGCGCCGAACACTTATGGAAACTTGACGGTGTTGCGGCATTCGGGCCTTCTGGGTCTGAAAGCTGGTCCAACGATCATCGCGTTGGTTTTGATTTTGTTCATGATCGTTCTGATCGCGCAGCAGAAATTGCTTGCCGCTGGATTGTTGTTCCTGATCGGGGGATCGGTCGCGGCTGTTGGTTTGATTCCTGGCCGTCAAGGCCGAAATCTATATGGGAGGTTGCAGTTGCGTCTGGGCCAGTTCATGAAAGAAAAGAAGAAGCAACACCTCTATATTGCCGGCCCTACCGGTGCGGGAACCCCTGATGGTGCGTTCCGGTTGCCTGGATTGATGGCCCGCTCCGAACTAACAGAGCAACAGGATTCTTACGGTCGACCCTTCGGGCTGATCCGTGTCAGCGGTAGGGGAGTGCATCACTACAGCGTGGTGATCGAGTCTCACCCTGACGGTGAATCCCTCGTTGATCATGACGAGGTGGAGAACCGGGTTGCGAAGTGGGCTGCCTGGCTCTCTGAGTGCAGCATGGATGATTCCATCCGTGGTGCTTCGGTGACGATTGAGAGCGCACCTGATAGCGGACTGCGCTTAGAGCGCCTCTTGGATAGCCACGGGCGAGACGACGCACCGGCGTTTTCCAAAGAAGTCGTTAACGAGATCCGCGACAACTACCGCACCGGGGCACCGGAGCTCACGGGTCGAATCACGATCACTTTTGATGGCCGCCGGCTTGATGGAAAGGCCGGCGACCGGGGAACAGTGGAGATGGCCGAAGAAATTGGCAACAAACTCCCCGGCATTCTTGCCGGCCTGGGTGGCACTGGGGCTGGCGGAGTGATGTTGTGTACCGCGCAGCAGATCACCGACAGCACCCGTGTCGCGTACGATCCAACCACCGCTGCAACGGTTGAAGAGTTGCAGGAGAGCGGCGGAACTGGGCTTGTGTGGGAAGAAGCCGGCCCGTCGTTCTCGGTCGACGAGTTCGACCTCTACCGTCATGACCGGGCGGTGTCACGGTCCTGGACGATGTACGAGGGCCCAAGGGGTATGTTCACCTCGAACTGTCTGCGCCGTCTCATGGAGCCGTCCACGGAGGCGCTACGAAAGCGCGTCACGCTCTTGTACCGTCCGATCCCGGTTGATCGAGCCACGGCCGTGGTGGATCGCGAACAACGCGACTCCACGTTTGCTGGTTCTCAGACACGGGTCTCACAGCGCGCGCAGATCCGTCGGGCGGCCGCCCAAAAATCGGCTCAAGAAGAAGCCCTCGGGGCGGGCCTGACCCGGTTCGGATTGATCGTCACGATCACCGTCCGCAATCAGGACGAGCTCGCCCGCTGGGACAAAACCATTCCCAGTCTTGTCAGTGGGGCCCGTTTACGGATGCGCCCAGCCCTCGGGAATCAGGCCGTGACCTTCCAAGCGGGCCTGCCTTTGGGCGTCGTGCTTCCAG
- a CDS encoding DUF6668 family protein, protein MSSRPNPFVHSAPKEFNGVSHVSGVSDVSDVSPIIDEFSCVYVLERGPESPDLVNALAPSSGEWPTSSVPHDVRLAVFGLHGGAGTSTVAQLFDGNAFDAGQGWPLKEDGSEMAAIAVSRTHYAGLEAAESFTQHWGSGSLKGSRLLGLILVDDAPRLIDSQQRAVKRLLKKTPLGAHVPWVESWRYGPPDPQRLPLRIKRIVRAFQNA, encoded by the coding sequence ATGAGCAGTCGCCCAAATCCATTTGTGCACAGCGCACCCAAAGAATTTAACGGCGTTAGCCACGTTAGTGGAGTTAGCGACGTTAGCGACGTTTCACCAATTATTGATGAGTTTTCGTGTGTTTATGTGCTTGAGCGTGGCCCAGAATCGCCTGATCTCGTGAACGCTTTAGCTCCCTCATCGGGTGAGTGGCCGACCTCGTCGGTCCCTCACGATGTGCGTCTGGCGGTTTTCGGATTGCATGGGGGAGCCGGAACAAGCACAGTTGCGCAACTTTTCGATGGAAACGCTTTTGATGCTGGACAAGGATGGCCACTCAAAGAGGACGGTTCTGAGATGGCCGCAATCGCGGTTTCTCGAACTCACTATGCCGGGCTCGAAGCAGCTGAGAGTTTCACCCAGCACTGGGGATCCGGCTCCCTTAAGGGTTCACGCCTGTTAGGCCTGATTCTCGTCGACGACGCTCCACGGCTAATTGATTCACAGCAAAGAGCCGTTAAGCGGCTCCTGAAAAAGACTCCCCTCGGCGCCCATGTGCCGTGGGTGGAGAGCTGGCGGTATGGTCCGCCAGATCCTCAGCGGCTTCCGCTTCGTATTAAGCGAATTGTCCGCGCATTCCAGAACGCATAA